GGTGGCCCCGGCGTGGAACGGCCAGCTCGGCATCCTGCGCGGCCACGCCCCGCTGATGGCCCTCCTGGGCGATGGCGTCCTGCGCATCGAAAACGGCCGCGAGACGCTGCAGTTCCGTGTCTCCGGCGGCTTCCTGCAGGTCGTCGACAACGTCATCACCGTCCTCAGCGAGCGCGCCACCGCCGCCTGAGACAGGTGAAGGTTCAGCACGAAACACAGCCCCCGGCGCGGAAGCGTGCCGGGGGATGTTTTTTTCTCCCTGGTCAACCGGGCGAGTAAACTCGCTGCAACAACAGCACAAAGTCCGCCTTCGCGGACTCCCGGCAACCATCCGCCTCTGCCT
This Longimicrobium sp. DNA region includes the following protein-coding sequences:
- the atpC gene encoding ATP synthase F1 subunit epsilon: MAAPAAGTGTGTGAMRVSVLSPEQTVYEGDATSVVAPAWNGQLGILRGHAPLMALLGDGVLRIENGRETLQFRVSGGFLQVVDNVITVLSERATAA